ttggatatttcaactgccgatgaaggctccatttatggtagaaaatctgaatatagggtgaatacccgcaacatcggcggttggacgggatacattcaagaataccagaagactgggacacttaaccagagggaacatgccacattcttgaatatgtggttagaaaaatttatcttctgtggtcgatcagtaggaccaaccaacgccttcctccccgcagctgaacttttggctaatggtgtaaggtttcctcttggccgataccttctgagctccacttatcatcttcttcatcaagtgtctcagaaacttttgcttggcgaacccatcggcaacctaggaggcccgtggtggtttatcaacatgtggctgaatgcccatatgcacaaacgtctgcaatgggacttttttgcccaacaattcccacgagaaattgctgaagaccatgtgcttggggatgatgaatcagcaacacgctcacccctcaattttggtgaagccataattgtccttcctggaacagaggccaatgaagaccagatcggcagattcttccagagcctctacaatggtctttctcgtgatcatagggcctgggtaccttatattgacgaagaaaacagattcccccttcttttcaactttgccgatgacactctgaatcaggataaggaactcatgatggccatcattactcccagggtaatcccagtaaatacatttggtagcgggaaaaacaccagcattacgtatgaattttacaacccatcggcagtatcccgtcaattggcttttgggcaactgccaatcaaactttgctttgccgatgtgatcaaacccagggaaacaattacctgcggaacagattggaacaaggtagtacaactctcccccgatgccgatactacagatgttgatatatccacctggacgccagtatctttcatcaccgagtcatataagcaatggtggcgagagtggaaggaacaactgtttgcaacatctgttcacacatatcggcacatgatcgaccctgaatacgccattcccgatgacgcagtaagttccttttagctcccttccgctttttcctttcatatatcggtaactaactctctcgtgacaggttaacaacccagcaccaactatgagcaaaagtgggaaacccttcgatcttcggcctgtttccccgatatcaccgatcggctacaacgctcccaccttagccgctttgactcaccagaagatccgtaccaagaccatcacctccaagtccaaattggctacagccagggccactccatcggctgctgctacaaccttggtcaaggcattcaaggtaacaaccttgtttatttctactcatgccgatcacaaactatattaacattaatcaccagggggtaagagctgctgctggatcgtcatcggcaattcctccgatatcaagcaccacttcttttgacgaaccttcagaggtatcttcttaactttacattttatctgttaaatatcataccttacacttgttttgcagcaacaattgggtacatcggcaagcgtaccagatgtccaagcttcacaatcaacaagtgccgatgccctccagccaatcgttgccgatgcccaagcaaagcgcaaagctttaacagatgctgaagcacagccaaaacgacaaaggtccatgccgatccctacatctgccccaatgtcatcggtcatcatacctcaagagccaaccaccgatgaagtcacagagtatatcccatcggcaagctcaaccgatcccccacacgacatactccaggttgcttcctctagtcaagcacaggaaatcgccttgaaacaggtaaaccgattaacctagctgatttacaatactcatacttatccttaactgacctcctttccttttcctcaggaacaagactccccaaacagcctattctccttcgctattgacgtctctgacgatgatgg
This DNA window, taken from Miscanthus floridulus cultivar M001 chromosome 13, ASM1932011v1, whole genome shotgun sequence, encodes the following:
- the LOC136502225 gene encoding uncharacterized protein; protein product: MMAIITPRVIPVNTFGSGKNTSITYEFYNPSAVSRQLAFGQLPIKLCFADVIKPRETITCGTDWNKVVQLSPDADTTDVDISTWTPVSFITESYKQWWREWKEQLFATSVHTYRHMIDPEYAIPDDAVNNPAPTMSKSGKPFDLRPVSPISPIGYNAPTLAALTHQKIRTKTITSKSKLATARATPSAAATTLVKAFKGVRAAAGSSSAIPPISSTTSFDEPSEQQLGTSASVPDVQASQSTSADALQPIVADAQAKRKALTDAEAQPKRQRSMPIPTSAPMSSVIIPQEPTTDEVTEYIPSASSTDPPHDILQVASSSQAQEIALKQEQDSPNSLFSFAIDVSDDDGEETSSSLALGTISAETKSRLEALLNLLQQDTAQLVDDSDPAKAIFKTIRGQVPADVEEVLFPAAHLESRQLQYQRAAQRIADRAAQAQLKEEMLQLKQIADEKHKGIGNLQTSGAELKQKILDLSARKMALLAELKEVDAALTHAQQKESQLPNAIKALQQERDIQARKALAMKKKLKPVEGTADDDIKEMEEAEQIRLRAILAIQSLLNL